In Raphanus sativus cultivar WK10039 chromosome 5, ASM80110v3, whole genome shotgun sequence, the following proteins share a genomic window:
- the LOC108859147 gene encoding B3 domain-containing protein At3g17010-like — protein MRFNVNMYKPSGKEIVAPRKHPTTTPFSGIKKEEGESSYKDVKKEDEACESVDGVEIETTKKKAEASKTSSKKKKSKKVVNEVDESSRGRKKKAEKLKTFKKKKKIKKNGVPEFEITIRKSYLKFLLSEGV, from the exons ATGCGCTTCAACGTCAACATGTACAAGCCGAGTGGCAAGGAGATCGTCGCACCACGCAAACATCCTACAACGACTCCTTTCA GTggcataaagaaagaagaaggtgaGAGTAGCTACAAGGACGTGAAGAAGGAAGATGAAGCATGTGAGTCTGTGGACGGAGTTGAGATTGAAACCACAAAGAAGAAAGCTGAGGCTTCTAAAACATcctccaagaagaagaagagcaagaaagTGGTGAATGAAGTAGATGAATCATCGagaggaagaaagaagaaagctGAGAAACTCAAAACattcaagaaaaagaagaagatcaagaaaaatGGTGTTCCAGAGTTCGAAATCACCATAAGGAAATCATACCTCAAGTTCTTG TTGTCCGAGGGTGTTTGA
- the LOC108829147 gene encoding LOW QUALITY PROTEIN: probable xyloglucan endotransglucosylase/hydrolase protein 8 (The sequence of the model RefSeq protein was modified relative to this genomic sequence to represent the inferred CDS: inserted 3 bases in 3 codons; substituted 2 bases at 2 genomic stop codons) — protein sequence MVFLFVVIVPSAYGEDHIVSQYEAQLHRSISPANQQMDKLQRTLQNPFMLHPSTKHMYRFGWXSMKLKLVGRYSAGVVTAYYMCSENGAGTEKDEVDFEFLGXPYIIQTNVFKKGTGNREMXHSLWFDPTKDYHTYSILWNNHQLVLFVDKVPIRVYKNSDKVPNNDFFPXPMYLFSSIXNADDWATRGGLEKTDWKKAPFVSSYKDFAVEGCRWKEPFPACVSTTTDNWWDQYDAWHLSKTQKMDYAWVQRNLKLVGF from the exons ATGGTTTTCCTATTTGTTGTCATAGTCCCAAGCGCCTATGGAGAAGATCACATCGTCAGCCAATACGAGGCACAGCTTCACCGCTCAATATCTCCAGCAAATCAACAAATGGACAAACTACAGAGAACCCTGCAGAACCCGTTCATGCTACACCCCTCG ACAAAGCACATGTACAGATTCGGTT TCAGTATGAAGCTAAAGCTCGTTGGCCGATACTCAGCCGGCGTCGTTACCGCTTACTAC ATGTGTTCAGAGAATGGAGCAGGAACGGAGAAAGACGAGGTAGATTTTGAATTTCTAG AACCGTACATAATTCAGACCAATGTGTTTAAGAAAGGAACCGGGAATCGGGAGATGTGACATTCCCTCTGGTTCGATCCAACCAAAGATTACCACACTTACTCCATTCTTTGGAATAACCACCAGCTCGT ATTATTCGTGGATAAAGTACCGATTAGAGTGTACAAGAACAGTGACAAGGTACCAAACAATGATTTCTTTC AGCCGATGTACTTGTTCTCAAGCATCTAGAACGCCGACGACTGGGCGACACGTGGTGGTCTAGAGAAGACTGATTGGAAAAAAGCTCCTTTCGTCTCTTCCTACAAGGACTTCGCCGTGGAAGGCTGTCGTTGGAAGGAGCCATTCCCTGCTTGCGTCTCCACCACAACGGACAATTGGTGGGATCAGTACGATGCATGGCACTTGTCCAAAACACAAAAGATGGATTATGCATGGGTACAGCGTAATCTTAAACTCgttggattttaa
- the LOC108829128 gene encoding thioredoxin-like protein CXXS1 produces the protein MEDQELQKNSRVVKVNSAESWNFYVSQAKSQACPIVAHFTASWCIPSVFMNSFFEDIASSYKDALFLIVDVDEVKEVARRLEVKAMPTFMFLKDGKTMEKLVGANPDEIKKRVDCFVQSSRLVHIA, from the exons ATGGAAGATCAAGAACTGCAGAAGAATTCACGAGTTGTTAAAGTCAATTCTGCAGAATCATGGAACTTTTATGTGAGTCAAGCCAAGAGTCAGGCTTGTCCT ATTGTGGCTCATTTCACAGCATCATGGTGTATTCCTTCTGTGTTTATGAACTCGTTCTTCGAAGATATTGCATCTAGCTATAAGGATGCTCTGTTTCTTATAGTTGATGTTGATGAAGTCAAG GAAGTGGCGAGACGGCTAGAGGTAAAGGCCATGCCGACTTTTATGTTCTTGAAGGATGGTAAAACGATGGAAAAACTGGTCGGCGCAAACCCTGATGAGATCAAGAAAAGGGTCGATTGTTTCGTTCAGTCCTCACGCCTTGTTCATATTGCTTAG